A genomic stretch from Microtus pennsylvanicus isolate mMicPen1 chromosome 9, mMicPen1.hap1, whole genome shotgun sequence includes:
- the LOC142857029 gene encoding LOW QUALITY PROTEIN: disintegrin and metalloproteinase domain-containing protein 25-like (The sequence of the model RefSeq protein was modified relative to this genomic sequence to represent the inferred CDS: inserted 3 bases in 2 codons; substituted 2 bases at 2 genomic stop codons) gives MQAMGETVVHTRISHLQLWLETLFILSTWPVPGHAQHINXPLRVRGNRTMRAMGWLIYSLHLGGQRHFIYMKAKKFSMSRHFSVFTYTEQGALHQDQPFVQNNCYYHGYVDGDPESIVALTTCFGGFHGILQINGTVYEVKPKKLSSTFEHLVYKVGSKETQLRPMRCALTEEEIARQMKLQEHDNPTLMQSSYEGWWTHKRFLNLALVVDHERILYLNGNLSRVLLELXERINVIYLPLDVEVVLLGIEMWNEGNQVTGSNIASLLDEFCSWKRVSLNNRIQNDIAHLFAFCDFYMYLGLAYVGTVCEPVRNFGIDCLIGPNLVYFGLITAHEMGHNLGMLHDEDYCMCGKKACLMATTDSGIXEFSNCSYEEFWSAHSTVNCMHKEKKPVSKYKLKVCGNGVVDYGEQCDXGSSEMCKNDPCCMRGCTLRGGASCALGLCCQDCQIMPSATVCREQDNECDLPEWCDGHSHECPDDVYLLDGSSCKDGGYCYEKRCRNRDEQCRQIFGKEARNAAQRCYREINSQGDRFGNCGIFSGAYIRCNDPDILCGRVQCENVQVVPFMEAHSTVHWTYVNGVTCWGTDYHWGMTIPDIGHVKDGTECGPGHVCINRKCVSKLIWVSDCSPETCNLKGVCNNLHHCHCNVGWDPPFCLSRGYGGSVDSGPLPKKMEQEKQEKNIMVLISVILIAIFTVFALKYRLLCRPVISPRRGESSASLSVDNT, from the exons ATGCAGGCTATGGGGGAGACTGTGGTGCACACAAGGATAAGTCATCTGCAACTCTGGCTGGAGACCTTGTTCATTCTCTCAACATGGCCCGTCCCTGGGCATGCTCAACACATCA CTCCCTTAAGGGTCAGAGGCAACAGAACAATGCGGGCTATGGGATGGCTGATCTATAGCCTGCACTTAGGGGGCCAGAGACATTTTATCTACATGAAAGCTAAGAAGTTTTCAATGTCTAGACACTTCTCTGTATTCACCTACACGGAACAAGGTGCTCTACACCAGGACCAGCCCTTTGTCCAGAACAATTGCTACTACCATGGCTATGTGGATGGAGATCCAGAATCCATAGTGGCACTTACCACCTGTTTCGGGGGCTTTCATGGAATATTACAGATAAATGGGACAGTATATGAAGTCAAGCCCaagaaactttcatctacattCGAACATTTGGTTTACAAGGTGGGCAGCAAGGAGACACAACTACGCCCCATGAGATGTGCATTAACAGAAGAAGAGATAGCAAGGCAAATGAAGCTTCAAGAGCATGATAACCCCACGCTGATGCAAAGCAGCTATGAGGGCTGGTGGACCCATAAGCGATTTCTTAACCTGGCATTGGTTGTAGACCATGAGCGAATTCTTTATCTCAATGGCAATCTGTCACGTGTGTTACTGGaatt tgaaagaataaatgtgATTTATCTTCCACTAGATGTTGAGGTGGTTTTACTTGGAATTGAGATGTGGAATGAAGGAAACCAGGTCACTGGGTCTAACATAGCTAGTCTCCTGGACGAATTTTGTTCTTGGAAACGTGTCAGCCTTAATAATCGTATTCAAAATGATATTGCACATCTTTTTGCATTTTGTGATTTTTACATGTATCTTGGTTTAGCCTACGTTGGAACTGTTTGTGAGCCAGTTAGAAATTTTGGCATCGATTGTCTGATAGGACCAAATCTTGTTTATTTTGGACTTATTACAGCACATGAAATGGGTCATAATTTGGGCATGCTGCATGATGAGGACTATTGTATGTGTGGAAAGAAAGCATGCTTAATGGCTACAACAGACAGTGGCATCTAAGAATTCAGTAACTGCAGCTATGAAGAGTTTTGGTCAGCTCATTCTACTGTCAACTGTATGCACAAGGAAAAGAAGCCAGTAAGCAAATACAAATTAAAAGTCTGTGGGAATGGCGTAGTTGACTATGGAGAACAGTGTGATTGAGGATCTTCAGAAATGTGTAAAAATGATCCATGTTGTATGAGAGGCTGTACCCTCAGAGGTGGAGCTTCCTGTGCTTTGGGGCTTTGCTGCCAAGATTGCCAGATCATGCCATCAGCCACCGTGTGCAGAGAACAGGACAATGAATGTGACCTTCCAGAATGGTGCGACGGGCATTCACACGAGTGCCCTGATGATGTCTATTTGCTCGATGGGAGCTCCTGTAAAGATGGTGGCTACTGCTACGAAAAGAGATGTCGTAACCGAGATGAACAGTGTCGGCAAATCTTTGGCAAAGAAGCCAGGAACGCGGCTCAGAGATGCTACAGGGAAATCAACAGCCAAGGTGACCGGTTTGGCAACTGTGGTATATTCAGTGGTGCATACATAAGATGTAATGACCCAGACATCCTCTGTGGGAGAGTTCAGTGTGAGAATGTACAAGTTGTTCCTTTTATGGAAGCACATTCCACTGTTCACTGGACTTACGTCAATGGTGTCACCTGTTGGGGAACTGACTACCACTGGGGGATGACAATACCTGACATTGGCCATGTGAAAGACGGCACAGAATGCGGTCCAGGGCATGTGTGCATTAATAGGAAGTGTGTCAGTAAATTAATTTGGGTAAGTGATTGTTCACCAGAGACCTGCAATCTGAAAGGGGTCTGCAATAATTTACACCATTGCCACTGCAACGTGGGGTGGGACCCACCATTTTGCCTTTCACGTGGCTATGGAGGGAGTGTTGACAGTGGTCCTCTGCCCAAGAAAATGGAACAAGAGAAGCAGGAGAAAAATATAATGGTACTGATTAGTGTGATTCTTATTGCTATTTTTACTGTCTTTGCACTAAAATACAGGCTTTTGTGTAGGCCTGTAATATCTCCTAGGAGGGGTGAATCTAGTGCTTCTCTTTCAGTTGACAACACTTGA